A single window of Malus sylvestris chromosome 5, drMalSylv7.2, whole genome shotgun sequence DNA harbors:
- the LOC126623878 gene encoding uncharacterized protein LOC126623878, translated as MKRNLGYGFLMLKQRMCAACAGHFASRVPTLTLPQLPTIPQQPVRCITSFSCIFSYSIEAHVHTTLSHTVFNGRLHGKSMSIFKLCNIKDIMQWKSDSVHFISDNFLSIHFSVQSSGHESLFFTERVECSLKDYLGRFPNKFELQNPTAIIPEIRHIVKGVLEIFSKYSSDKKDFRHIHFENLYWTGRKVVGVMFRKDSSAKDSSDLDALKATLTEMFVGTLPVCLEELLTQIDQKSLSLKYLLDNHYSQMGSEERISYRTYVVRNILEGPVRLANKTKLENYWNNDTICQRVQAVPWKTSLGGTYGGGSNTSRWNRQQEDPIQYLIMARNLGEQNSHYLTASQIDNDVIVHYSGHADAILVCIYALHPHLNFVKLWKCLK; from the exons atgaagagaaatcTTGGATATGGATTTTTGATGTTGAAGCAGAGGATGTGTGCTGCTTGTGCTGGGCATTTTGCATCCAGGGTCCCAACCCTAACCCTACCGCAGCTCCCAACCATACCCCAGCAACCAG TTCGATGTATCACCAGTTTTTCCTGCATATTTTCGTATTCCATTGAAGCACATGTGCACACAACCTTGAGTCACACAGTCTTCAATGGAAGACTTCATGGCAAGTCAATGTCCATCTTTAAACTCTGTAACATAAAAGATATTATGCAATGGAAGTCTGACTCTGTCCACTTTATATCTGATAATTTTCTTAGCATACATTTTTCTGTTCAGAGCAGTGGGCATGAGTCTTTATTTTTTACTGAGAGGGTAGAGTGTTCTCTCAAAGACTATTTAGGTCGTTTTCCAAACAAATTCGAATTACAGAATCCAACTGCAATTATACCAGAGATACGCCATATAGTGAAGGGTGTTCTGGAGATCTTTTCGAAATACAGTTCTGATAAAAAAGATTTTAGACATATCCACTTTGAAAATTTATATTGGACTGGTAGGAAGGTTGTCGGTGTTATGTTTAGGAAGGACTCAAGTGCCAAGGACTCGAGTGATTTGGATGCTTTAAAAGCGACATTAACTGAAATGTTCGTTGGAACTCTCCCAGTTTGTCTTGAGGAACTCCTGACACAAATTGATCAAAAATCATT atcgttgaaatacCTGCTGGATAATCATTACTCTCAAATGGGATCTGAAGAAAGGATAAGCTACCGGACTTATGTTGTTCGCAACATATTGGAAGGCCCGGTAAGGTTGGCAAATAAAACCAAATTAGAGAACTATTGGAATAATGATACAATTTGTCAGCGTGTCCAAGCTGTCCCATGGAAAACCTCATTAGGTGGAACGTATGGGGGTGGGAGTAATACTAGCCGCTGGAATAGGCAGCAGGAGGACCCAATACAATATCTTATAATGGCAAGGAATCTTGGGGAGCAAAATTCTCATTATTTGACTGCAAGTCAAATTGATAATGATGTGATTGTGCATTATTCTGGCCATGCGGATGCAATTCTTGTGTGCATCTATGCTTTGCATCCACATTTGAACTTTGTCAAGTTGTGGAAGTGCCTAAAGTGA